One region of Anaeromyxobacter paludicola genomic DNA includes:
- a CDS encoding lysylphosphatidylglycerol synthase transmembrane domain-containing protein yields MTLALLLAVCWRLDLGALARKAARLDPGWAAAALLAVLAAVALSAWKWGLLLAARGRHLPYARLFRHYLVGLFFNNVLPTTVGGDAVRAWETARDTGEVPDAVGSVLSERLVAGAALGFTALLGLPFADPTPRLAGLVLLFLVLNLSLLGAFLVPRVAERVAASVLPARLTGARATVQSTLASVRESLRSRPLAARVFLASIAFQVLVAAVNACLFAGLGAPVSLARCVVYTPMIFTVTMLPVSLSGFGVREAAYAWFFARAGVSRADAVTASLLFFLVVALASLPGAPLFALGRRRRRVAGAPGT; encoded by the coding sequence GTGACGCTGGCGCTGCTCCTCGCGGTCTGCTGGCGGCTCGACCTGGGCGCCCTGGCGCGCAAGGCGGCGCGCCTCGATCCGGGCTGGGCCGCCGCGGCCCTCCTCGCCGTGCTTGCCGCGGTGGCCCTCTCGGCGTGGAAGTGGGGGCTCCTCCTCGCCGCCCGCGGGCGGCACCTCCCGTACGCGCGCCTCTTCCGCCACTACCTCGTCGGCCTCTTCTTCAACAACGTCCTGCCCACGACCGTGGGCGGGGACGCGGTCCGGGCCTGGGAGACCGCGCGCGACACCGGCGAGGTGCCGGACGCCGTCGGCTCCGTGCTCTCGGAGCGGCTCGTGGCCGGCGCGGCGCTGGGCTTCACCGCCCTGCTCGGCCTCCCCTTCGCCGACCCCACCCCGCGGCTCGCCGGGCTGGTGCTGCTGTTCCTCGTCCTGAACCTGTCGCTGCTCGGCGCGTTCCTCGTGCCGCGGGTGGCGGAGCGGGTGGCGGCCTCGGTGCTCCCGGCCCGGCTCACCGGGGCCCGCGCCACCGTGCAGTCGACGCTCGCGAGCGTGCGCGAGAGCCTCCGGTCGCGGCCGCTCGCGGCGCGCGTCTTCCTCGCCTCGATCGCGTTCCAGGTCCTCGTCGCGGCGGTGAACGCCTGCCTCTTCGCGGGGCTGGGCGCGCCGGTGTCGCTGGCGCGCTGCGTCGTCTACACGCCCATGATCTTCACGGTCACGATGCTCCCGGTGTCGCTCTCGGGCTTCGGCGTGCGGGAGGCGGCCTACGCCTGGTTCTTCGCCCGGGCCGGCGTGTCGCGGGCCGACGCGGTGACGGCGTCGCTCCTCTTCTTCCTGGTGGTGGCGCTGGCGAGCCTGCCGGGCGCGCCGCTCTTCGCGCTGGGGCGCCGGCGCCGCCGGGTCGCCGGCGCGCCCGGGACCTGA
- a CDS encoding MerR family transcriptional regulator — MLLERGEAIGQAGFGGPPCGEVPALAGERWVSSSEAARLLGVSVTTLKRWADDELIGSGRTNGGHRRFRRADVERFGARCSPERQAPPRLEALLAAEGTLALQQELLAERARSASWWDVWLGLQPTLERLGERWREGAWTRVQLLAAFDRLGRAAGGLAELIAPAPGARGLLLSSAPGAVGLAPLRFLELCAREAGWRVRFAGCASLADLAAELDREPASAIASVPGAGCAPDEADAFTAGLAALGEARGVPAAVLGLGAWPEDLDLADRRSACARARDWLTGAGDTRRPA, encoded by the coding sequence GTGCTGCTGGAGAGGGGCGAGGCGATCGGGCAGGCCGGCTTCGGCGGCCCGCCCTGCGGCGAGGTTCCGGCCCTGGCGGGCGAGCGTTGGGTCTCGAGCTCCGAGGCGGCCCGGCTCCTCGGGGTGTCGGTCACCACCCTCAAGCGCTGGGCCGACGACGAGCTGATCGGCTCGGGGCGCACCAACGGCGGTCATCGCCGCTTCCGCCGCGCCGACGTGGAGCGCTTCGGCGCGCGCTGCTCGCCGGAGCGGCAGGCCCCACCCCGCCTCGAGGCGCTGCTCGCGGCCGAGGGGACGCTGGCCCTCCAGCAGGAGCTCCTCGCCGAGCGGGCGCGCAGCGCGAGCTGGTGGGACGTGTGGCTCGGGCTGCAGCCCACCCTGGAGCGGCTCGGCGAGCGGTGGCGCGAGGGGGCGTGGACGCGGGTCCAGCTCCTCGCCGCCTTCGACCGGCTCGGACGCGCCGCCGGTGGGCTCGCGGAGCTCATCGCGCCGGCGCCGGGGGCGCGCGGCCTGCTGCTGTCCTCCGCGCCCGGCGCGGTCGGGCTCGCGCCGCTGCGCTTCCTCGAGCTGTGCGCCCGCGAGGCGGGCTGGCGGGTGCGCTTCGCCGGGTGCGCGTCCCTCGCCGACCTCGCGGCCGAGCTGGACCGCGAGCCCGCCAGCGCGATCGCGTCGGTGCCGGGCGCCGGCTGCGCCCCGGACGAGGCGGACGCGTTCACAGCCGGCCTGGCGGCGCTGGGCGAGGCGCGCGGGGTCCCGGCGGCGGTCCTCGGCCTGGGCGCGTGGCCCGAGGACCTCGACCTCGCGGATCGCCGGAGCGCCTGCGCGCGCGCCCGGGACTGGCTGACCGGGGCCGGCGACACCCGGCGACCGGCCTGA